The DNA sequence CCAGGTACACGGCGGCTACGGATACATCGATGAGTACCCGCTGGCTGGGTTGTTGCGCGACGCGCTGAGCATCAGGGCACGCGGGGGCGGACGCCGTGCCCTCCTCGCGCAGGTCGCGAACCGGCAGCTGGGCGTTGCCGGGGATGGTGTGCGATGACCATCGGTCATGACCCCGCGGCTGACTCCCCGGCATTGCCCCCGGCACGGCACCGCACCACTCGACGCAGGCACGAGGACGGAGCCCTCATGACTGAAACACCTGCCCCGCTGCATGGTGTCACCGTGGTCGACATCTCGTCGTCGTACGCGGCGCCGACCGCCTCCATGTACCTCGGTGACATGGGGGCCGATGTCATCAAGATCGAACCCCTGCGGGGCGATGACGCCCGCGGGTGGGGGCCGCCCTTCCTCAACGGCGAAGCGGCCTGGTTCCTGTCGGTCAACCGCAACAAGAAGAGCCTGTGCCTGGACATCCGCACCGATGACGGTCGGGATGTTCTCTTCCGGATGCTCGAGACGGCGGACGTGTTCATCGAGAACCTGAACCCGGCCAAGCTGGAACGCCACGGGCTGGGCCTGGACACCTTGCGGAAGACCTTCCCTCGTCTCGTGATATGTGCTCTCTCCGGATTCGGGCTCGACGGCCCCGATGCCCACCTGCCGGGTTACGACCTGATCGCCCAGGCCAGGTCCGGGATGATGAGTGTGACCGGCGACGCCGGGGTCCCGCAGCGCGTCAGCACAGCGCTGTCCGACATCGCGGCGGGGACCGTCGCGGCGTACGCGATAGCCGCGGCACTGGTCCGGCAACAGAAGCACGGCGTCGGCGAGGTCGTCGATGTGTCTCTGCTCGACGCCGACCTGGCCTTCATGGCGCCCCGTATCGCCAGCTATCTGGCGGGCGACCCCGAGCCGCGCCCCTGTGGAGGCACCGACTCCGTGGTCTCGATCTATCAGCCGTTCGGTACCAGCGACCGACCCGTTGTGGTCGCTGTAGGGAACGACCGTATCTGGCAGCGCGCCTGTGCCGCGCTGGGCCTCGAGGAACTGGCCGCCGATCCCGAACTCGCCAGCAACGCCGGTCGCCGGTCTCGTCGAGCGGAGGTGGTCGCCGCTTTCGAAGCCGTCCTGTCCACGATGACCTGCGCCGACGCGCTCAAGGCGCTTCAGGACGTAGGGGTGCCGTGTGCGCCGATCAGCTCGCTTTCCGAGGTTGTCGACGACCCCCAGGTACAGGCGCGCGAGGCCATCGTGACCCAGCCGCACCCGCGGGCCGGGGACTTCCGCGGGGTCGGAAGTCCGTGGCGGCTCGGCACTCAGACCGACCGCACGCCCCGCCTGTCGGCCCCGCTACAGGGCGAGCACGGCAGGGAGATTCTGACCGGCGTCGGCTTCGAGGCTCAGGCGATCGACGAACTCGTGGAAGCAGGTGTCGTATGGCTTCCCTGATCGAGGTGGAGGACGCCGACCGGGTGCGGACCATCACGCTGAACCGTCCCGAGCGGCTCAACGCGCTCAACAGTTCCGTACTGGCTGCCCTGTCCGTCGAGATCCGCTCGGGCGCCGAGGACCCCAGGGTGCGGTGTTTCGTCATTCGCGGCGCCGGCGAGCGGGCCTTCAGCGCCGGCGCCGACCTGGAGGAGATCCGGGGCATCGACGTCGGCCAGGCCCACGCCTTCATTCGCCGTGGCCACGACACGATCAACGCGATCGAGCGCTCACCCGTTCCGGTGCTGGCCGAGGTGGATGGCTTCGCACTGGGCGGAGGACTCGAGCTGATGCTGGCGTGTCACGTGATCATCGCTTCCGACCGCAGCCAGTTCGGCCTCCCGGAGGCGCGCATCGGCTGTATCCCCGGCTTTGGTGGAACCCAGCGCCTGCCCAGGACCCTGGGGAAGGCGGCGGCCTTCCACCTGATGCTGACCGGGGAGCGTATAGATGCGGCTCGAGCCTGGGCGACCGGGCTGCTTTCCGTCCCGCCCGTCGCAGCGGCCGAGCTGCGCTCCGAGACGGAGCGGACGGCACGGCTGATCGCCTCCGGGAGCCGTACGGGCCTGGCCAACCTGCTGGAAGCCGGGCGGCAGGCGACGGCAGGGCCGGCACTCGAGCACGAGGCCGCCCTGGCCGCCCTGTCGATCGCCTCCGCCGACGGCCAGGAGGGCATCACCTCCTTCGCCGAGCGGCGCGAACCTTCCTTCACCGAGGAGTGATGAAGTGACCCCCGCCACCGACCTGCCGCTTCCGGCAGACGAGGCCACCGTGATCAGCGCTCTCGAGACCGTGATCGCCGAGACCGTGGCCCCGGCGGCCGAGGCCGTGGACCGAGAGGGAACCTTCCCCGCGCCCTCCCTCCAGGTTCTCGCCCAGGCGGGCCTCGGAGGGCTCCTGATGCCTGCGACTCTCGGCGGGCGCGGCACCTCCACGGCAACGTACGCCGAGGCACTCGCCCGGGTCGCGGCCGCTTGTGGCTCGACCTCGACCGTCTACATGACGCAGATGCACTGCGCCCATCCTCTTCATCTCCTGGGCCGCGCAGACCAGCATGAGACCTGGATACCCGCGCTCTGCTCGGGAGCTGCCGTCGGCGCGATCGCCCTGACGGAGCCCGAAGCCGGGTCGGACGTCGCCTCGATGCGTACCACCGCACGCCGCGACGGCGACTCGTACGTGATCAATGGAGAGAAGACGTTCATTTCCAACGGCGATGTCGCCGACATCATCGTGCTCTTTGCGACGGTCGACCCTGGCCTCGGCAAGGACGGCATCACCGCCTTCCTCATCGACACGGCCGAGACCGACGGCCTGGAGGCCGGCAAACCGATGAAGAAGCTGGGGCAGAAGGGCGCGTCCACGGTCACTCTCAGCTTCGTGGACTGCCGTGTTCCGGTGGGCGCCCGGCTCGGAGCCGAAGGCGAGGGCTACCCCTTGCTGCTGCGGTCCGTGACGAAGTCGCGGATCAGCGCGGCGGCCCAAGGCGTTGGCTTCGCCCAAGGAGCGTTCGACGCGGTCGTGGGCCACTGCGCGGAGCGCGGTCTGCTCTCGTCCCGGAACCGGAGCGCCCAGGACCTGCAGTTCGAACTCGCCCGGCTCCGTGCCGAGATCGCTGCGGGGCGGTCGATGCTGCGTGAGGTCTGTGAGTTGGTCGACGCCAGCGACGAGGACCCGACGGCCGAGGTCTCGATGGTCAAGCTGCATTGCACGGCCCTGGGCGTCCGTACCGCTTCGGCCTGCGTCGAGCTGCTTGGCGACGACGGTGACCGCGACGACATCGGTGCTGAGCGGCGACTGCGCGACGCGAAGATCACAGAGATCTATGACGGCACCAACCAGGTCCAGAGCATGCTCGTCGCCCGGGACATCCGTCTCTCGGCCCAGGCGTGACAGCCGATTCAGGAGGAGGGCTCATGGCCGGGGAAGGCCGCTACGACCGCCTGTTCGTCGGAGGGCAGTGGGTCCCGGCTCACGGCGAGCGTCTGGAGATCGTGTCGCCGTACACGGAGCAGGTCATTGCCGACGTTCCGTCCGCGTCACTCACCGACAACGACCGGGCCGTCGCAGCGGCGCGGGAAGCGTTCGACAACGGCCCCTGGCCGCGGATGCCGCTGGAGGAACGGATCGCGGCGCTGCGGGAGCTGCGGCGGCTGCTGGCCGACCATCAGGAGCCGCTGGCTCGCCTGATCACCGAGGAGATGGGT is a window from the Streptomyces luomodiensis genome containing:
- a CDS encoding CaiB/BaiF CoA transferase family protein, which encodes MTETPAPLHGVTVVDISSSYAAPTASMYLGDMGADVIKIEPLRGDDARGWGPPFLNGEAAWFLSVNRNKKSLCLDIRTDDGRDVLFRMLETADVFIENLNPAKLERHGLGLDTLRKTFPRLVICALSGFGLDGPDAHLPGYDLIAQARSGMMSVTGDAGVPQRVSTALSDIAAGTVAAYAIAAALVRQQKHGVGEVVDVSLLDADLAFMAPRIASYLAGDPEPRPCGGTDSVVSIYQPFGTSDRPVVVAVGNDRIWQRACAALGLEELAADPELASNAGRRSRRAEVVAAFEAVLSTMTCADALKALQDVGVPCAPISSLSEVVDDPQVQAREAIVTQPHPRAGDFRGVGSPWRLGTQTDRTPRLSAPLQGEHGREILTGVGFEAQAIDELVEAGVVWLP
- a CDS encoding enoyl-CoA hydratase/isomerase family protein; the encoded protein is MASLIEVEDADRVRTITLNRPERLNALNSSVLAALSVEIRSGAEDPRVRCFVIRGAGERAFSAGADLEEIRGIDVGQAHAFIRRGHDTINAIERSPVPVLAEVDGFALGGGLELMLACHVIIASDRSQFGLPEARIGCIPGFGGTQRLPRTLGKAAAFHLMLTGERIDAARAWATGLLSVPPVAAAELRSETERTARLIASGSRTGLANLLEAGRQATAGPALEHEAALAALSIASADGQEGITSFAERREPSFTEE
- a CDS encoding acyl-CoA dehydrogenase family protein yields the protein MTPATDLPLPADEATVISALETVIAETVAPAAEAVDREGTFPAPSLQVLAQAGLGGLLMPATLGGRGTSTATYAEALARVAAACGSTSTVYMTQMHCAHPLHLLGRADQHETWIPALCSGAAVGAIALTEPEAGSDVASMRTTARRDGDSYVINGEKTFISNGDVADIIVLFATVDPGLGKDGITAFLIDTAETDGLEAGKPMKKLGQKGASTVTLSFVDCRVPVGARLGAEGEGYPLLLRSVTKSRISAAAQGVGFAQGAFDAVVGHCAERGLLSSRNRSAQDLQFELARLRAEIAAGRSMLREVCELVDASDEDPTAEVSMVKLHCTALGVRTASACVELLGDDGDRDDIGAERRLRDAKITEIYDGTNQVQSMLVARDIRLSAQA